Proteins from a single region of Hordeum vulgare subsp. vulgare chromosome 6H, MorexV3_pseudomolecules_assembly, whole genome shotgun sequence:
- the LOC123401544 gene encoding kinesin-like protein KIN-7A has product MSASRPPTPSTPASRIQRTPMVTPGGSSRAQEEKILVTVRVRPLSKKELAMKDPKVAWECTDSQTILYKGPPQDRAAPTSYTFDKVFGPACQTDLVYEDGAKDVAMSALTGINATIFAYGQTSSGKTFTMRGVTESAVRDIYKHIENNPEREFIIKISAMEIYNENVKDLLRPDSGPLRLLDDPEKGTIVEKLDEEIAKDSQHLRHLIGICEEQRQVGETALNDASSRSHQIIRLTVESRLREASGCVKSFVANLNFVDLAGSERAAQTHAIGARLKEGGHINRSLLTLTTVIRKLSSEKRSGHIPYRDSKLTRILQLSLGGNARTAIICTMSPALTHAEQSRNTLFFATCAKEVTNTAKVNMVVSDKQLVKHLQTEVARLEAELRTPDRASSSDILARKIKQMEMEMEELRKQRDSAQLALEEIQKRTGDNQPGWNPFDSPQKTRKCLTFSEPSNKIKLRSSVRQSSTAPFMLKHEIRKLEQLQQQLEVEANRAIDVLHKEVECHKHGNQDAAETIAKLQAEIREMQSVRSENRDVEMVTDEGNGSDLKDEITRLHLQDSDIAKLEAKLENVQRSIDKLVMSLPNVETTPNSKRSKKKKRMLLPLGVSNRPNLIRAPCSPHSSSRPLESEVENRAPEGDKVSHEGSEKATPTKSEDTGDLSSRDETPRGRRSSSVNMKRMQKMFQNAAEENVRSIRDYVTELKERVAKLQYQKQLLVCQVLELESNEGKPNEMDEDQVENAGSLQDGPESWEILFKEQMQHIIQLWDLCHVSIIHRTQFYLLFRGDMADQIYIEVEVRRLAWLQQHFVEVGDASPAALGDDPAVSLASSMKALRNEREFLARRMGSRLTEEERERLFIKWQVPLEAKQRKLQLVNKLWADPNDKAHIEESADIVARLVGFCEGGNISKEMFELNFALPASRKPWLMGWQPISNMIKEKTRQLVSTPLQ; this is encoded by the exons ATGAGTGCATCAAGGCCGCCAACGCCAAGCACCCCTGCGTCAAGGATTCAACGCACACCAATGGTTACCCCTGGTGGCAGCTCCAGGGCTCAGGAGGAGAAGATCCTTGTCACCGTGAGGGTGCGACCATTGAGCAAGAAGGAGTTGGCCATGAAGGACCCCAAGGTGGCATGGGAATGCACTGACAGTCAGACAATCTTATACAAGGGTCCACCACAGGACCGGGCAGCACCCACCTCTTACACTTTTG ATAAGGTGTTTGGGCCAGCATGCCAGACAGACTTGGTTTATGAAGATGGAGCTAAGGATGTTGCTATGTCTGCATTGACAGGCATTAATG CCACGATCTTTGCTTATGGTCAGACAAGTAGTGGGAAAACATTCACCATGAGAGGTGTGACAGAGAGCGCTGTCCGTGACATTTACAAACACATCGAAAAC AATCCTGAAAGGGAATTCATTATCAAGATATCTGCTATGGAAATATACAATGAGAATGTGAAGGATCTTCTACGACCCGACTCTGGGCCCCTTCGCTTGTTAGATGATCCTGAG AAAGGAACCATCGTGGAGAAGTTGGATGAAGAAATTGCCAAGGATAGCCAACATCTAAGGCATCTAATAGGCATTTGTGAAG AACAAAGACAGGTTGGGGAAACTGCACTAAACGACGCAAGTTCACGTTCCCACCAAATCATTAGGCTG ACTGTGGAGAGTAGGCTGCGGGAAGCGTCAggctgtgttaaatcttttgttgctaacttG AATTTCGTTGACCTTGCTGGAAGCGAGCGTGCTGCACAAACACATGCAATTGGTGCAAGATTGAAAGAAGGCGGCCATATTAATCGCAGCCTGTTGACTTTGACTACTGTCATCCGAAAGCTAAG CTCAGAGAAGAGAAGTGGTCACATACCCTACCGGGATTCAAAGCTCACCCGCATTCTGCAACTTTCTTTGGGTGGGAATGCAAGAACAGCCATCATCTGCACCATGAGCCCAGCCCTAACACATGCAGAACAATCGAGGAATACTTTATTCTTTGCGACATGTGCCAAGGAGGTCACAAATACTGCAAAAGTTAACATG GTTGTATCTGATAAGCAACTGGTTAAGCATCTACAGACAGAAGTTGCTAGGCTAGAAGCAGAACTGAGGACCCCTGACCGTGCCTCCTCTTCTGATATCCTCGCCAGAAAGATTAAGCAG ATGGAAATGGAAATGGAAGAGCTACGGAAGCAACGAGATAGCGCACAATTAGCACTTGAAGAAATACAAAAGAGGACCGGTGATAACCAGCCA GGTTGGAATCCCTTTGACTCACCACAAAAGACCAGAAAGTGCCTCACATTCTCTGAGCCAAGTAATAAGATTAAGTTAAGGAGCTCAGTTAGACAATCATCCACTGCTCCGTTCATGTTAAAGCATGAAATTCGCAAGCTTgagcagctacaacaacaacttgaAGTTGAAGCGAACCGAGCAATTGATGTACTGCACAAGGAGGTTGAATGCCACAAACATGGGAACCAAGATGCAGCAGAAACTATTGCTAAACTTCAGGCAGAAATCAGGGAGATGCAATCTGTTAGATCTGAGAACAGAGATGTTGAGATGGTTACAGATGAAGGAAATGGGTCTGATTTGAAAGATGAAATTACTAGACTTCATCTGCAAGACAGTGACATTGCCAAACTTGAGGCAAAACTAGAAAATGTACAGAGATCTATTGACAAATTGGTAATGTCACTTCCAAATGTTGAGACTACTCCAAATtccaagagatcaaagaagaagaagaggatgcttCTTCCACTGGGTGTAAGCAACAGACCAAATCTGATCAGAGCACCTTGCTCTCCCCACTCTTCTAGCAGGCCTTTGGAGTCCGAAGTTGAAAATAGGGCTCCAGAGGGGGACAAGGTGTCCCACGAGGGTTCAGAAAAGGCTACTCCCACCAAGAGTGAAGACACTGGGGATTTATCATCACGTGATGAAACTCCACGCGGCAGGCGATCCAGCTCAGTGAACATGAAAAGAATGCAGAAGATGTTCCAAAATGCTGCCGAAGAAAATGTGAGAAGTATTAGGGATTATGTCACTGAACTGAAGGAGAGAGTGGCGAAACTTCAGTACCAAAAACAGCTACTTGTCTGCCAG GTATTGGAGCTGGAATCTAATGAAGGCAAACCAAATGAGATGGATGAAGATCAAGTGGAAAATGCCGGATCTCTGCAGGACGGTCCTGAATCATGGGAGATATTATTTAAGGAGCAGATGCAGCACATCATACAATTGTGGGATCTCTGTCATGTATCAATCATACACAGGACCCAGTTCTACCTGTTATTCCGAGGGGATATGGCTGATCAGATATACATCGAGGTTGAAGTTAGAAGATTGGCATGGCTGCAGCAGCATTTCGTTGAGGTCGGTGACGCAAGCCCTGCTGCACTTGGTGATGACCCTGCAGTTTCTCTAGCCTCAAG TATGAAGGCGTTAAGGAATGAGCGAGAATTTCTTGCGAGAAGGATGGGCTCAAGGCTGACAGAAGAGGAGCGGGAGCGCCTCTTCATCAAATGGCAAGTCCCCCTCGAAGCGAAGCAGCGGAAGCTGCAGCTTGTGAACAAGCTCTGGGCAGATCCCAACGACAAAGCGCACATTGAGGAGAGCGCCGACATAGTAGCTCGGCTGGTTGGCTTCTGTGAGGGTGGGAATATCAGCAAGGAGATGTTTGAACTCAATTTTGCGCTCCCTGCGAGTAGGAAGCCATGGCTGATGGGCTGGCAGCCAATCTCGAACATGATCAAGGAGAAAACTCGCCAATTGGTTTCTACTCCATTACAGTGA